One region of Mycolicibacterium rhodesiae NBB3 genomic DNA includes:
- a CDS encoding SDR family oxidoreductase gives MVRAADVTVPDQTGKLAVVTGANSGLGLGIATRLAAAGADVVMAIRNRTKGEEAIAQIRATVPDAKLSIKPLDLSSLASVKALGDELNAEGRPIDLLVNNAGIMQPPKRETTADGFELQFGCNHLGHFALTGHLLPLLRAAGDARVHSLSSSAARFGGVRFDDLQWEKKYNASLAYAQSKSANLMFAIELDRRSRHHGWGILSNASHPGLCKTNLQLSGPSHGQASPTLLERFYRVSRQVMPFMWQEIDEGILPSLYGATSPDAKGGAFYGPRGFLELAGGGVTDAKILPRASDEADGRRLWEISERLTSVTYPQ, from the coding sequence ATGGTCCGTGCGGCTGACGTGACGGTGCCCGATCAGACCGGAAAGCTCGCGGTCGTCACGGGCGCGAACTCAGGCCTCGGTCTCGGCATCGCGACCCGTCTGGCCGCAGCGGGCGCCGACGTCGTCATGGCGATCCGTAACCGCACCAAGGGCGAAGAGGCCATCGCGCAGATCCGTGCCACGGTTCCCGACGCGAAGCTGAGTATCAAGCCGCTCGACTTGTCGTCGCTGGCCAGCGTCAAAGCACTCGGTGACGAACTCAATGCCGAGGGCAGACCGATCGACCTGCTGGTCAACAACGCCGGCATCATGCAGCCGCCGAAGCGGGAAACCACCGCCGACGGATTCGAATTGCAGTTCGGCTGCAACCATCTGGGCCACTTCGCGCTCACCGGCCACCTGCTGCCGCTGCTGCGCGCGGCGGGCGACGCACGAGTGCATTCGTTGAGCAGCTCTGCCGCGCGTTTCGGCGGCGTCAGGTTCGACGATCTGCAGTGGGAGAAGAAGTACAACGCCAGCCTCGCGTACGCACAGTCCAAATCGGCGAACCTGATGTTCGCGATCGAGTTGGACCGCAGGAGCCGGCACCACGGATGGGGCATCCTCTCGAACGCGTCGCATCCCGGTTTGTGCAAGACCAATCTGCAGCTGAGCGGACCCTCGCACGGCCAGGCGAGTCCGACTCTGCTGGAGCGCTTCTACCGGGTCAGCCGGCAGGTCATGCCGTTCATGTGGCAGGAGATCGACGAGGGAATCCTGCCCTCGCTGTACGGCGCGACGTCCCCCGACGCGAAGGGCGGTGCCTTCTACGGACCGCGGGGATTCCTCGAGCTCGCAGGTGGTGGCGTCACCGATGCCAAGATCCTTCCGCGAGCCAGCGACGAGGCCGACGGCCGCAGACTCTGGGAGATCTCAGAGCGATTAACCTCGGTGACCTATCCGCAGTAA
- a CDS encoding TetR/AcrR family transcriptional regulator produces the protein MTSFQRARRPEQMAARRVAIKTVAREMLAEKSVAEISLRELSDRVGLAKSNVLRYYDSREAIFLEVLDEEFVMWLSDVEERLGRPRARKPAYANEIRVATVIADSLLTRPLFGELLGSMASVLERNISHDFARDFKARTMARMASLAELVGRHLPWLPAEFTAFFAEGSLMLTAGGYPFSVPTEPVRAAIEQIGLPDPGQRFGEGLRVGLQTWLIGAAAQTNP, from the coding sequence GTGACGTCCTTCCAGCGCGCTCGCCGGCCCGAACAGATGGCGGCCCGGCGCGTGGCGATCAAGACCGTCGCCCGCGAGATGCTCGCGGAGAAGAGCGTCGCCGAGATCAGCCTGCGCGAACTCTCGGACCGCGTCGGGCTGGCCAAGTCGAACGTGCTGCGGTACTACGACAGTCGCGAGGCAATCTTCCTCGAGGTACTGGACGAAGAATTCGTGATGTGGCTCAGCGACGTCGAGGAGCGGCTGGGTCGCCCACGCGCCAGAAAGCCGGCATACGCCAACGAGATTCGAGTTGCGACGGTGATCGCGGATTCGCTTCTGACCCGTCCGCTGTTCGGGGAGTTGCTCGGATCGATGGCTTCGGTTCTGGAACGAAACATCTCGCACGACTTCGCCCGCGATTTCAAGGCACGAACGATGGCGCGGATGGCCTCGCTGGCCGAACTCGTGGGCCGTCACCTGCCCTGGCTGCCCGCGGAGTTCACCGCCTTCTTCGCCGAGGGATCGCTGATGCTGACCGCGGGCGGGTATCCGTTCTCGGTGCCCACCGAACCGGTGCGCGCCGCGATCGAGCAGATCGGACTTCCCGATCCGGGGCAGCGGTTCGGCGAAGGACTGCGCGTGGGCCTCCAGACGTGGCTGATCGGCGCGGCAGCTCAAACCAACCCATAG
- a CDS encoding SHOCT domain-containing protein: MRLAPRIAIVVSVLTLIASVLGFIAVLVLNTFVLDEYDAYGEVAIPGSTSLQLPEGEMTVSFHTMTTGRPTSGFPIPDLSFSITPTAGLPEPKVTENIGGTTAVNSDVRVRIWTVDIPKAGTYNVQADGAVAGYINPHLAFGHDSSRNWLLWLFGGLFGLGLLELFVAVTWSLRAKKKARLLEPDELVTTDPPISTLAPDGPSSFTPTDQGVRLEQIRQLAALRDSGALTEAEYTAEKRRILGNS; encoded by the coding sequence ATGAGGCTCGCGCCGCGAATCGCGATCGTCGTTTCCGTTCTCACGCTGATCGCATCGGTTCTGGGGTTCATTGCGGTACTCGTCCTCAACACCTTCGTACTCGACGAATACGACGCCTACGGTGAAGTGGCAATCCCCGGCTCGACGAGTCTGCAGCTTCCCGAAGGCGAGATGACCGTCAGCTTCCACACCATGACCACCGGAAGGCCGACGAGCGGATTCCCCATCCCGGACCTGAGTTTCAGCATCACGCCGACCGCGGGCCTGCCGGAACCGAAGGTCACCGAGAACATCGGCGGAACCACGGCGGTCAACAGCGATGTGCGAGTGCGGATCTGGACGGTCGACATTCCAAAGGCCGGTACCTACAACGTCCAAGCCGACGGAGCGGTCGCCGGATACATCAACCCCCACCTCGCGTTCGGGCACGACAGCTCCCGAAACTGGTTGCTGTGGCTCTTCGGCGGCCTGTTCGGCCTCGGTTTACTGGAGTTGTTCGTCGCGGTGACGTGGTCGTTGCGCGCGAAAAAGAAGGCGCGACTGCTCGAACCGGACGAGCTGGTGACCACCGATCCGCCGATATCAACTCTGGCGCCCGACGGCCCCTCCAGCTTCACGCCGACCGACCAGGGCGTGCGCCTCGAGCAGATCAGACAGCTGGCCGCGCTGCGGGACTCGGGAGCGCTGACCGAGGCGGAGTACACCGCCGAGAAGCGCCGCATCCTGGGTAACAGCTAG
- a CDS encoding MBL fold metallo-hydrolase, protein MAINIDRVVTSGTFELDGGSWEVDNNIWLVGDDDDVIVFDAAHDAGPIVMAVGGRNVVAVVCTHGHNDHITVAPELSDALDAPILLHPADDVLWRMTHPDRDFRTVDDGETLRVGGIELHALHTPGHSPGSVCWHAPELNAVFSGDTLFQGGPGATGRSYSDFPTILSSISERLGKLPGDTVVYTGHGDTTTIGGELVNYDEWVKRGS, encoded by the coding sequence ATGGCCATCAACATCGACCGCGTCGTCACCTCAGGCACCTTCGAACTCGACGGCGGCTCCTGGGAGGTCGACAACAACATCTGGCTCGTCGGCGACGACGACGACGTCATCGTCTTCGACGCCGCCCACGACGCAGGACCGATCGTCATGGCCGTCGGCGGCCGCAACGTCGTCGCCGTCGTCTGCACTCACGGCCACAACGACCACATCACCGTTGCCCCCGAATTGTCGGATGCGCTCGACGCGCCCATCCTGCTGCATCCGGCCGACGATGTGCTGTGGCGAATGACGCATCCGGACAGGGACTTTCGGACCGTCGACGACGGCGAGACGCTGCGCGTCGGAGGTATCGAGCTGCATGCGCTGCACACACCGGGGCACTCACCGGGCTCGGTGTGCTGGCATGCGCCGGAGCTGAACGCGGTCTTCAGCGGCGACACCCTGTTCCAGGGCGGCCCGGGCGCCACCGGACGGTCATACTCCGACTTTCCGACGATCCTCTCGTCGATCTCCGAGCGGCTCGGAAAGCTGCCCGGTGACACCGTCGTCTACACCGGACACGGCGACACCACGACCATTGGTGGTGAGCTCGTCAATTACGACGAGTGGGTCAAGCGCGGCAGCTGA
- a CDS encoding S-(hydroxymethyl)mycothiol dehydrogenase yields the protein MTQTVRGVISRKKGEPVEVVEVVIPDPGPGEVVVDVIACGVCHTDLTYREGGINDEFPFLLGHEAAGTVESVGAGVTNVEPGDFVILNWRAVCGQCRACKRGRPHLCFDTFNAEQPMTLTDGTALTPALGIGAFADKTLVHEGQCTKVDPAADPAVAGLLGCGVMAGIGAAINTGAVNRDDTVAVIGCGGVGDAAIAGAALVGARRIIAVDTDNKKLDWARGFGATHTINAKELDAVETIQDLTDGFGADVVIDAVGRPETWKQAFYARDLAGTVVLVGVPTPDMTLEMPLIDFFSRGGSLKSSWYGDCLPERDFPTLISLYLQGRLPLDKFVSERIGLGDIEDAFHKMHAGEVLRSVVIL from the coding sequence ATGACTCAGACGGTGCGTGGCGTGATTTCGCGGAAGAAGGGTGAGCCGGTCGAGGTGGTCGAGGTGGTGATCCCCGATCCGGGTCCCGGTGAGGTGGTCGTCGACGTCATCGCCTGCGGGGTCTGCCATACCGATCTGACCTACCGCGAGGGCGGCATCAACGACGAGTTCCCCTTCCTGCTCGGGCATGAGGCCGCAGGCACCGTGGAATCGGTCGGCGCGGGCGTCACCAACGTCGAACCCGGCGATTTCGTGATCCTGAACTGGCGCGCGGTGTGCGGGCAGTGCCGAGCCTGCAAACGCGGCCGCCCGCACCTGTGCTTCGACACGTTCAACGCCGAACAACCGATGACCCTGACCGACGGCACCGCGCTGACGCCGGCGTTGGGGATCGGCGCGTTCGCGGACAAAACCCTCGTCCACGAAGGGCAGTGCACCAAGGTCGACCCGGCCGCCGACCCCGCCGTCGCCGGACTGCTGGGCTGCGGGGTGATGGCCGGCATCGGCGCCGCGATCAACACAGGTGCGGTCAATCGCGACGACACTGTGGCGGTCATCGGCTGCGGCGGCGTGGGTGATGCCGCGATCGCCGGCGCCGCCCTGGTCGGGGCGCGCCGAATCATCGCGGTCGACACCGACAACAAGAAGCTGGACTGGGCGCGCGGCTTCGGCGCCACGCACACGATCAATGCCAAAGAGCTCGATGCGGTCGAGACCATTCAGGATCTGACCGACGGTTTCGGCGCCGACGTGGTCATCGACGCCGTCGGGCGCCCCGAGACCTGGAAGCAGGCGTTCTACGCGCGCGATCTGGCCGGCACGGTCGTGTTGGTGGGGGTACCGACTCCGGATATGACACTGGAGATGCCGTTGATCGACTTCTTCTCCCGCGGCGGCTCACTGAAATCGTCCTGGTATGGCGACTGTCTTCCCGAACGTGACTTCCCCACCCTGATCAGCCTGTACCTGCAGGGCCGGTTGCCGTTGGACAAGTTCGTCTCCGAACGCATCGGCCTCGGCGACATCGAAGACGCCTTCCACAAGATGCACGCCGGTGAGGTGCTGCGTTCGGTGGTGATCTTGTGA
- a CDS encoding helix-turn-helix domain-containing protein, whose product MDTRVDIHTDLLLAARTAHDQRDWHASYAAFVRAGENTPLSTDDLDAMAVAAWRLGRGKESLRVAERVYTQLARTDPPAAAMKAVELGLAWITRGDVNIGRGWINRARRLLDGESEGPTHGYLMYLEALVAMISSEPETLAARVTTLRNICGRLETPALTALCRVAEALAAIGESRIADAYALIDEAMLPILADEVPIDWAGDIYCVVLNQCHRLADLPRMREWTRSMEQWCTDFAASANYGGVCDVHRLQLQAAGDDYLMLEERLVAASSALEEVNGYAAAEGYYQLGEVRRLRGNAAGALGAFARARALGKDPQPGEALLRCGQGDSDRAWTDLRVALAGEDRSGRMRLLHAAVGVALARDDLDEAERYCAELESGAASFGTPGFRAWASHSWGAVLVRREQHAEAIDVLQAALREYRTQQSRFETAQVYEWMAVAHKGLGNHELAAADAATAENIYLQLGVEPARVCGATGAGLTKRETEILRRVAAGATNKQIAEQIFISEKTVARHLANLYAKLGVSSRTAAVAWAHENNVLN is encoded by the coding sequence ATGGACACGCGCGTAGACATCCACACCGATCTGCTGCTGGCAGCGCGAACGGCGCACGATCAGCGGGACTGGCATGCCTCCTACGCGGCGTTCGTCCGCGCGGGTGAGAACACGCCGCTGTCCACCGACGACCTCGACGCGATGGCGGTGGCGGCGTGGCGACTCGGCCGCGGCAAAGAGTCCTTGCGCGTCGCGGAGCGGGTGTACACGCAGCTGGCCCGCACCGACCCGCCCGCTGCGGCGATGAAGGCCGTCGAACTCGGTCTCGCGTGGATCACGCGCGGCGACGTCAACATCGGTCGTGGCTGGATCAATCGTGCGCGACGTCTGCTCGACGGTGAGTCCGAAGGCCCGACTCACGGCTACCTGATGTACCTCGAAGCTCTTGTCGCAATGATCAGCAGCGAGCCCGAGACGCTGGCTGCGCGGGTGACGACGCTGCGGAACATCTGCGGGCGGCTGGAAACTCCGGCGCTGACCGCACTGTGCCGAGTGGCGGAAGCCCTGGCGGCCATCGGTGAAAGCCGGATCGCCGACGCGTACGCACTGATCGACGAGGCGATGCTGCCCATCCTCGCCGACGAGGTGCCCATCGACTGGGCCGGTGACATCTACTGCGTCGTGCTGAACCAGTGCCACCGGCTCGCCGACCTGCCGCGCATGCGCGAGTGGACCCGATCGATGGAGCAGTGGTGCACCGACTTCGCCGCGTCGGCCAACTACGGCGGGGTCTGCGATGTGCACCGCCTGCAGCTGCAGGCCGCAGGCGACGACTACCTGATGCTCGAGGAGCGCCTGGTCGCCGCGAGCAGCGCGCTCGAAGAGGTCAACGGCTACGCCGCTGCCGAGGGTTACTACCAACTCGGCGAAGTCCGCCGGCTACGAGGCAACGCCGCCGGGGCACTCGGCGCTTTCGCCCGCGCCCGAGCACTCGGTAAAGATCCCCAGCCCGGCGAGGCGTTACTGCGCTGCGGACAAGGGGACAGCGACCGGGCATGGACGGACCTGCGCGTCGCACTCGCGGGGGAGGACCGATCGGGCCGGATGCGGTTGTTGCACGCGGCGGTCGGCGTCGCACTGGCTCGGGATGATCTCGACGAAGCCGAAAGGTATTGCGCTGAGCTCGAATCCGGCGCTGCGTCATTTGGCACACCAGGTTTTCGGGCGTGGGCGTCGCACTCGTGGGGCGCCGTGTTGGTGCGGCGCGAACAGCACGCCGAAGCGATCGATGTCCTGCAGGCGGCGCTGCGCGAGTATCGGACCCAGCAGTCGAGATTCGAGACGGCCCAGGTCTACGAGTGGATGGCCGTCGCGCACAAGGGCCTTGGCAACCACGAGCTGGCCGCGGCCGACGCGGCCACCGCCGAGAACATCTACCTGCAGCTCGGTGTCGAACCCGCGCGGGTCTGCGGCGCCACCGGTGCGGGGCTGACCAAGCGAGAGACCGAGATCCTGCGACGCGTGGCCGCCGGAGCGACCAACAAACAGATCGCCGAGCAGATCTTCATCAGCGAGAAGACCGTCGCGCGACATCTGGCGAACCTGTACGCGAAGCTGGGGGTGTCATCGCGGACCGCGGCGGTGGCGTGGGCGCACGAGAACAACGTGCTGAACTAG
- a CDS encoding class I SAM-dependent methyltransferase has product MMTLNENPATDTTEEFAGRIAAAIDSASLAILLSIGHQTKLFDTLAELPPATSAQIADAAGLDERYVREWLGGVASGRVVEFHPQTQTYSLPRHRAAVLTHAAGPDNLARVAQFVSLLGEVEQQIIGCFRRGGGLSYAAYPRFHTLMAEMSGEVFDAALIEGILPMADGLPELLRAGADVADIGTGSGHAVNVMAQAFPASRFTGIDFSDEGLATGRVEAERLGLTNATFVAKDVATLELSETFDVITVFDAIHDQAHPATVLENIHRALRPGGIFLMIDIKASTQLEDNVGVPLATYLYTVSTMHCMSVSLGLGGEGLGTCWGRQLATSMLADAGFAEVAVREIESDAFNYYYIARK; this is encoded by the coding sequence ATGATGACCTTGAACGAAAACCCGGCGACCGACACCACCGAGGAGTTCGCCGGCCGCATCGCAGCAGCCATCGACAGCGCCAGTCTGGCCATTCTGTTGTCGATCGGTCACCAGACCAAACTGTTCGACACCCTGGCCGAACTCCCGCCGGCGACCAGTGCGCAGATCGCCGACGCCGCCGGACTCGACGAACGCTACGTGCGGGAGTGGCTGGGCGGGGTGGCGTCGGGCCGGGTCGTCGAATTTCACCCGCAGACGCAGACGTATTCGCTTCCGCGGCACCGCGCTGCGGTACTGACGCACGCTGCGGGCCCGGACAATCTGGCCCGCGTCGCGCAGTTCGTCTCGCTGCTCGGCGAAGTGGAGCAGCAGATCATCGGCTGCTTTCGGCGTGGCGGCGGATTGTCGTACGCCGCGTACCCTCGCTTCCACACGCTGATGGCCGAGATGAGCGGTGAGGTGTTCGACGCCGCACTGATCGAGGGCATCCTGCCGATGGCCGACGGTCTGCCTGAACTGCTCCGCGCAGGCGCCGACGTGGCCGACATCGGCACCGGCAGCGGGCACGCCGTCAACGTGATGGCCCAGGCCTTTCCGGCCAGCCGGTTCACCGGAATCGACTTCTCCGACGAGGGCCTGGCCACCGGCCGGGTCGAAGCCGAGCGGCTCGGCCTGACCAACGCGACGTTCGTCGCCAAGGATGTGGCCACTCTCGAGCTGTCCGAAACCTTCGACGTCATCACGGTTTTCGATGCGATTCACGACCAGGCACACCCCGCGACGGTGCTCGAGAACATCCATCGCGCGTTGCGGCCCGGTGGGATCTTCCTGATGATCGACATCAAAGCGTCGACGCAGCTGGAGGACAACGTCGGCGTGCCACTGGCGACATATCTGTACACCGTGTCGACGATGCACTGCATGAGTGTTTCGCTGGGCCTCGGCGGGGAGGGGCTCGGCACGTGCTGGGGTCGCCAGCTCGCGACATCGATGCTCGCCGACGCCGGCTTCGCTGAGGTCGCCGTTCGCGAAATCGAATCCGACGCGTTCAACTACTACTACATTGCCCGCAAGTAG
- a CDS encoding homocysteine S-methyltransferase family protein, with translation MTRERLPELTGDDLFVADGGLETELIFHHGIDLPAFAAFPLLDHPSTRDLLRRYYDGYLAVARRHGAGFVVSTPTWRANPDWAAQLGYSPERLDAVNRAAVQLAEEVRAAAAADGLTAVVSGCMGPRGDGYDPSDAMTVEDAERYHAVQIATFADTTADQVAAMTITNAPEAIGIVRAAAAADIPAVISFTVETDGRLPTGQPLHDAIDQVDAETGGSAAYFMVNCAHPTHFSDALEHDGPWRQRLVGLRANASSKSHAELDESTELDEGDPEDLGARHAALRDRLPNVTVLGGCCGTDARHVAAICAAWSAQ, from the coding sequence ATGACGCGAGAGCGGTTGCCCGAACTGACCGGCGACGACTTGTTTGTCGCCGACGGAGGACTCGAGACCGAGCTGATCTTTCACCACGGCATCGACCTGCCCGCCTTCGCGGCGTTTCCCCTGCTCGACCACCCGTCTACGCGGGACCTGCTGCGTCGCTACTACGACGGATACCTGGCCGTCGCCCGCCGGCATGGCGCCGGTTTCGTCGTTTCGACACCGACGTGGCGCGCCAACCCGGACTGGGCGGCGCAGCTGGGGTACTCGCCGGAGCGCCTCGACGCGGTCAACCGTGCGGCGGTGCAACTCGCGGAGGAGGTCCGTGCCGCCGCAGCGGCCGACGGCCTCACGGCGGTGGTCAGCGGCTGCATGGGTCCGCGCGGCGACGGCTACGACCCGTCTGATGCGATGACGGTCGAGGACGCCGAGCGCTACCACGCGGTCCAGATCGCGACGTTCGCCGATACGACCGCTGACCAGGTCGCCGCAATGACGATCACCAACGCTCCGGAGGCGATCGGCATCGTGCGGGCCGCCGCCGCGGCCGATATCCCGGCGGTGATCTCGTTCACCGTCGAGACCGATGGCCGACTGCCGACGGGGCAGCCGTTGCACGACGCCATTGACCAGGTAGATGCCGAGACAGGAGGCAGCGCAGCGTATTTCATGGTGAACTGCGCGCACCCGACGCACTTCTCGGATGCCCTCGAGCACGACGGCCCGTGGCGGCAGCGGCTCGTCGGGTTGCGTGCGAACGCGTCGTCGAAGAGCCACGCCGAACTCGATGAGTCCACCGAACTCGACGAGGGTGATCCCGAGGACCTCGGGGCACGGCACGCGGCGCTGCGGGACCGGTTGCCGAATGTGACGGTGCTCGGCGGATGTTGCGGCACCGACGCGCGCCACGTGGCGGCCATCTGCGCGGCATGGAGTGCCCAATAG
- a CDS encoding serine hydrolase domain-containing protein produces the protein MAALDAIEDWPVPTVAAAVIGPSGVLAQHGDLGHRFELASVTKPLAARAAQIAVEEGVVDLDTQAGPPGSTIRHLLAHASGYSMHSADLMAEPGKRRVYSNYGFGVLADTIEQASDIEFGRYLTEAVCEPLGMSDTALQGGAEAAGYGTTSTVADLVAFAGDLLRPVTVSQQMHAEATGVQFPGLSGVLPGFGTQRPNDWGLGFEIRNGKSPHWTGSANSGATYGHFGQSGTFLWVDPDADLALVVLTDRKFGDWAYPRWPELSDGVLREFDAH, from the coding sequence GTGGCAGCGCTTGACGCGATCGAAGACTGGCCCGTACCGACCGTCGCCGCCGCGGTGATCGGTCCGTCCGGAGTTCTGGCCCAGCACGGCGACCTCGGACACCGCTTCGAGTTGGCGTCGGTCACCAAGCCGCTGGCCGCCCGCGCCGCCCAGATCGCTGTCGAGGAGGGCGTGGTCGACCTCGACACCCAGGCGGGTCCGCCCGGCTCGACCATCCGACATCTCCTCGCGCACGCGTCGGGATACTCGATGCACTCGGCGGACCTGATGGCCGAACCCGGCAAACGTCGGGTCTATTCGAACTACGGATTCGGCGTTCTCGCCGACACCATCGAGCAGGCGTCCGACATCGAGTTCGGGCGGTACCTGACCGAGGCGGTGTGCGAGCCGCTCGGCATGTCGGACACCGCGCTGCAGGGCGGCGCCGAGGCGGCGGGGTATGGCACCACGTCGACGGTCGCCGACCTGGTCGCGTTCGCCGGTGACCTGCTGCGGCCGGTGACGGTTTCGCAACAGATGCACGCCGAGGCCACCGGCGTGCAGTTTCCCGGGCTCTCCGGGGTGCTGCCCGGGTTCGGGACGCAGCGGCCCAACGACTGGGGACTGGGCTTCGAGATCAGGAACGGCAAGTCGCCGCATTGGACCGGTTCGGCCAACTCGGGCGCGACGTACGGGCATTTCGGCCAGTCAGGGACGTTTTTGTGGGTCGATCCGGACGCTGACCTGGCGCTCGTGGTGCTCACGGACCGCAAGTTCGGTGACTGGGCGTACCCGCGCTGGCCGGAACTCTCTGATGGAGTCCTGAGAGAATTCGACGCACACTAG
- a CDS encoding DUF3145 domain-containing protein codes for MRASNQFADAASGVVYIHASPAAVAPHVEWALSSTLSARANLKWTPQPAMPGQLRAVTNWIGPVGTGAALASALRSWSVLRFEVTEDPSAGVDGHRWCHTPQLGMWSGTMSANGDVMVGEMRLRSLMRSGAEMLAAELDSVLGTAWDEALEPYRDGGDTAEVSWLARGVG; via the coding sequence ATGCGTGCATCGAACCAATTCGCCGACGCGGCGTCGGGCGTGGTGTACATCCATGCTTCTCCCGCGGCGGTAGCACCGCATGTCGAGTGGGCGTTGTCGTCCACTCTTTCGGCGCGGGCAAACCTGAAGTGGACGCCGCAGCCGGCCATGCCGGGGCAACTGCGCGCCGTCACCAACTGGATCGGACCGGTCGGCACGGGCGCCGCTTTGGCGAGCGCGTTGCGTTCGTGGTCGGTGCTGCGCTTCGAGGTGACCGAGGATCCCAGCGCGGGCGTCGACGGTCACCGCTGGTGTCACACCCCGCAGCTGGGCATGTGGAGCGGCACGATGAGCGCCAACGGCGACGTGATGGTCGGGGAGATGCGGCTGCGGAGTTTGATGCGGTCGGGGGCGGAGATGCTCGCCGCCGAACTCGACTCGGTGCTCGGCACGGCGTGGGATGAGGCGCTCGAGCCGTATCGCGACGGCGGCGACACCGCAGAGGTGAGCTGGCTGGCGCGCGGAGTCGGTTAG
- a CDS encoding DUF732 domain-containing protein, translating into MFTIRLLTATAFAAGALCTAATASASPATDALFAALNGLGYPITPQDAVMAGDLACDSSTSGLARDLIASEVAEKTGLDPAQSSTFVGIAIAVYCPLR; encoded by the coding sequence ATGTTCACGATCCGCTTGCTCACCGCCACTGCATTCGCCGCCGGCGCACTGTGCACCGCAGCGACAGCGTCGGCGTCGCCCGCTACCGACGCGCTCTTCGCCGCGCTGAACGGTCTCGGCTATCCGATCACGCCGCAGGACGCCGTCATGGCAGGTGACCTGGCGTGCGATTCGTCGACCAGCGGCCTGGCCCGCGACCTGATCGCATCCGAGGTCGCCGAGAAGACCGGCTTGGACCCGGCCCAGTCGAGCACGTTCGTCGGGATCGCGATTGCGGTCTATTGCCCGCTGCGCTGA
- a CDS encoding diacylglycerol kinase, translated as MIELGRVTMLTNPASGHGSAPHAAERAVARLHKRGVDVVAIAGTDAAHARRLVDGALERGMDALVVVGGDGIISLALQVLAQTDIPLGIIPSGTGNDHAREFGIPAKDPEAAADIVVDGVAQTYDLGRIKGADGTQKWFGTVMAAGFDSLVTDRTNRMRWPHGRMRYNVAMVAELSKLRLLPFRLTFDGRELDTELTLAAFGNTKSYGGGMLICPDADPTDGLLDVTMVSSASRTKLIRLFPTVFKGTHVDLDEVRTERARTITVDSPGINAYADGEFACPLPVEVSAVPGALKVLRSADQRSGQ; from the coding sequence GTGATCGAGCTCGGCCGCGTCACGATGCTGACGAATCCGGCATCGGGACACGGTAGCGCGCCACACGCCGCCGAACGCGCCGTCGCGCGGCTGCACAAGCGCGGCGTCGACGTCGTCGCCATCGCGGGCACAGACGCCGCGCACGCACGACGGCTCGTCGACGGGGCGCTGGAACGTGGCATGGACGCCCTGGTCGTCGTCGGCGGTGACGGCATCATCTCGCTCGCGCTACAGGTGCTTGCGCAGACCGACATCCCGCTCGGCATCATCCCCTCGGGCACCGGCAACGACCACGCACGCGAATTCGGTATTCCGGCAAAGGATCCCGAGGCGGCGGCCGACATCGTCGTCGACGGTGTCGCGCAGACGTACGATTTGGGCCGCATCAAGGGCGCCGACGGCACCCAGAAGTGGTTCGGCACGGTGATGGCTGCGGGCTTCGACTCGTTGGTCACCGACCGGACCAACCGGATGCGGTGGCCGCACGGCCGGATGCGCTACAACGTCGCGATGGTCGCCGAGCTGTCGAAGTTGCGGCTGCTGCCCTTCAGGCTGACGTTCGACGGTCGCGAATTGGACACCGAGTTGACACTGGCCGCCTTCGGCAACACCAAGAGTTACGGCGGCGGCATGCTCATCTGTCCGGACGCCGATCCCACCGACGGACTGCTGGACGTCACGATGGTCTCGTCGGCGTCACGCACGAAGCTGATTCGTCTGTTCCCCACCGTGTTCAAGGGCACGCACGTCGACCTCGACGAGGTACGCACCGAGCGTGCCCGCACCATCACCGTCGACTCACCGGGCATCAACGCCTACGCCGACGGCGAGTTCGCATGCCCGCTGCCCGTCGAGGTGTCGGCCGTGCCCGGCGCGCTGAAGGTGTTGCGTTCAGCCGATCAGCGCAGCGGGCAATAG